Sequence from the Paenibacillus tundrae genome:
CACAAACAATCACCTTCTTTAGCTTTTATTCCTTTCCAGTATGTCTTTCGAATAGATGTTCAAAGTGTACTTTTTGAACAACCTCTTCCATTAACGTTTGGACTGACGGGCAAGATAGGCACTGTAGTGGAAAATGCGTTCCAGCGACCTGCGTCTGATCTGTGGTTCATCGAATTTCATAGGCTTTGCATTAGCTTCAAAAAACCAGATCTCGCCGAGATCATCCACCCCAAGATCCATGGACATCTCGCCAAGGGTATGCCCCGATCCACGTTCGACTTGCCTAGCAATCATCAGCGAGGTTGATTTCACCCTCTTCATTAGCGTGGTGCTTAACTCCTCACCGAAGAGCTCAGTCAACAGCTTTTCGGGATCCTCCACACTGCCTCCGCGAGGGACATGTGTCGTGATGCTGCGGGAACCGGCCAACCTCGCACCGACGCCCGTAACACTCCATTGACCTTTACTATTCTTCTGCACAAGTACCCGGAGATCGAAAGGGCGTTTGCGTGAAGATGCGAGTTCAATGCCTTGCTGCATAATGTACGGGGTATGACCCGTCTCTCTACGGATGCGAGCCCACAACTTGGCGAGTGTAGCAGTTTTGTATGTGGTGCTTTTTCTAGAACTTTGGACTTTGAGCCGATAAGGGAGCCGATCCTTCTCTTGAAACTTGAGCATCATGATGCCTTTTCCCGCTTTGCCGCTTTCGGGTTTCAAGTATAGATAAGGATAGGATTTGAGTACTGTAGCGAGTGCGGATGCACTGCGCATACGGCGAGTATAAGGTATTAGGTTTTGAGTCGATTTCGACTTCTTGAGCCATTCAAATAGATTCCACTTGTTGAAGAAAAAAGGATTATATAACTCGATCCCAGATTCCATGCATTCAGCGATTTTACGTTGAACCGACGGTTTGCGCTCATCCTCCCGGTTCGGTATGCGATTATACAGGACATGGGGAAGTGGGAAGGACTGTGAAGTCCATTTTCCACTTCCTTTGTTGTAGATGTAGCCCTTGACGGTGGAGCCAGCCACATTCAGATCGCGGACAGTCACGATGTAGACCACATACCCCATACTTTCTCCGGTTTGAATAATGTCTTGAAAATTTTGATGATTTCCCCTGAACATCCGTTGATCATCATGCATCGTCAACACGGCAATGACAGGTTTAAAATCATCGTGAAGGCTCATCAAATGTCGTCCTTCTTCCGGAATTTGCTCAAGTATAGGCAATGTTCCAAGATGTGCTCCACTGATGATTTTCCCTCCACTCGGAGTGAAGGGTGACGGAAAATGGAGCGTCCGGGTTT
This genomic interval carries:
- a CDS encoding YheC/YheD family protein, which encodes MSLHDDFKPVIAVLTMHDDQRMFRGNHQNFQDIIQTGESMGYVVYIVTVRDLNVAGSTVKGYIYNKGSGKWTSQSFPLPHVLYNRIPNREDERKPSVQRKIAECMESGIELYNPFFFNKWNLFEWLKKSKSTQNLIPYTRRMRSASALATVLKSYPYLYLKPESGKAGKGIMMLKFQEKDRLPYRLKVQSSRKSTTYKTATLAKLWARIRRETGHTPYIMQQGIELASSRKRPFDLRVLVQKNSKGQWSVTGVGARLAGSRSITTHVPRGGSVEDPEKLLTELFGEELSTTLMKRVKSTSLMIARQVERGSGHTLGEMSMDLGVDDLGEIWFFEANAKPMKFDEPQIRRRSLERIFHYSAYLARQSKR